The following proteins are co-located in the Hyalangium minutum genome:
- a CDS encoding sensor histidine kinase, giving the protein MSGSWTFTRRIGAALVASWGAALAILVASLLAVRSVHLGNESLQRELILQELEVDRLSKSFHAKVLHGRSFALTRETLFEEQMAADREAFLATAERLRPQLLENPGARLLEVLVHAEREHEEAMQRWLWGQPRSLGRREADALLREQLGPVRADVEAALEKLARYSDVRLVQNFEQELLDDRRALRFILTAAVLGMLGMMTLAWVLVRKVRPLHREAQDSEQRFRLLVEGVQDYALYLVDAQGRVASWNPGAERIKGWKAEEVLGRPTSIFYTPEGVAAGEPVRELARAERDGSLRTEGWRVRKDGTPFWAEVIYNTLRDERGALKGYAKVLRDVTERRRAMRTQHLFAEAGRIFNQLLDPDRTADELMRLIVPEVADGCLLFMVEPGQGLRLRAVVHASAEKEQLLRVLMERHPPPPDASYGSSWVVRTGRSERIEKMADKVLGRVARDDEHLRTLRQLELTSVLTVPLTVGEQTLGALTLLSSRPERLFTMSDQVFMEELAGRLALALDNARLFQEAQQALELIGIASHDLGNPLNALQLLLARLRRLEPEREPQRVREGLAAALRHSQRLGQLLHNLLDLSRLSSGKLTLEVSRVELTGMVREVVERHAEQAHEAGCEVTFEADEAIEGWWDRLRLERVVTNLLSNALKFGRGKPVEVRLEQVDGHVRLTVRDHGPGIPLEAQRRIFERFEREKSTSRQAGFGLGLYIVRQLVEAHGGTIRVESTPGEGAAFTVELPKSRHVGEEPEPRSSHEPH; this is encoded by the coding sequence ATGAGCGGTTCCTGGACGTTCACGCGCCGCATCGGCGCGGCGCTCGTGGCCTCGTGGGGTGCGGCGCTCGCCATCCTCGTCGCCTCCTTGTTGGCGGTGCGGTCGGTGCATCTGGGCAACGAGAGCCTCCAGCGCGAGCTCATCCTCCAGGAACTGGAGGTGGATCGGCTGAGCAAGTCGTTCCACGCCAAGGTGCTCCATGGGCGCAGCTTCGCCCTCACGCGAGAGACGCTCTTCGAGGAGCAGATGGCGGCGGATCGCGAGGCCTTCCTGGCCACGGCCGAGCGGCTGCGGCCGCAGTTGCTGGAGAACCCGGGGGCCAGGCTGTTGGAGGTGCTCGTCCACGCCGAGCGCGAGCACGAGGAGGCGATGCAGCGCTGGCTGTGGGGACAGCCTCGTTCCTTGGGCCGGCGGGAGGCGGATGCGCTGCTGCGCGAGCAGTTGGGGCCAGTCCGGGCGGACGTGGAGGCGGCGCTCGAGAAGCTGGCGCGGTACAGCGACGTGAGGCTGGTGCAAAACTTCGAGCAGGAGCTCCTCGATGACAGGCGCGCGCTGCGGTTCATCCTCACCGCGGCGGTGCTGGGAATGCTGGGGATGATGACGTTGGCCTGGGTGCTCGTGCGCAAGGTGCGCCCGCTGCACCGGGAAGCGCAGGACTCCGAGCAGCGCTTCCGGCTGTTGGTGGAGGGGGTGCAGGACTACGCGCTGTACCTGGTGGATGCGCAGGGGCGGGTGGCCAGCTGGAACCCGGGTGCCGAGCGCATCAAGGGCTGGAAGGCGGAGGAGGTGCTGGGGCGTCCCACCTCCATCTTCTACACGCCGGAGGGGGTGGCCGCGGGGGAGCCCGTCCGGGAGCTGGCGCGCGCCGAGCGGGACGGGAGTCTGCGCACCGAGGGCTGGCGGGTGCGAAAGGATGGCACGCCCTTCTGGGCCGAGGTCATCTACAACACGCTGCGGGACGAGCGCGGGGCGCTCAAGGGCTACGCCAAGGTGCTCCGGGACGTGACCGAGCGCCGGCGCGCCATGCGCACCCAGCACCTCTTCGCGGAGGCGGGCCGTATCTTCAACCAGTTGCTGGATCCGGACCGGACGGCAGACGAGCTGATGCGGCTGATCGTCCCGGAGGTGGCGGATGGGTGCCTGCTCTTCATGGTGGAGCCAGGCCAGGGGTTGCGGCTGCGGGCGGTGGTGCACGCCTCCGCGGAGAAGGAGCAACTGCTCCGGGTGCTCATGGAGCGCCATCCTCCGCCCCCGGACGCCTCGTACGGCTCCAGCTGGGTGGTGCGTACGGGTCGCTCGGAGCGCATCGAGAAGATGGCGGACAAGGTGCTGGGCCGGGTGGCTCGGGATGACGAGCACCTGCGGACCCTGCGGCAGCTGGAGCTGACGTCGGTGCTCACCGTACCGCTCACGGTGGGCGAGCAGACCCTGGGGGCGCTGACGCTGTTGTCGAGTCGGCCCGAGCGCCTCTTCACCATGTCGGATCAGGTGTTCATGGAGGAGCTGGCGGGGCGGCTGGCGCTGGCGCTGGACAACGCGCGGCTCTTCCAGGAGGCGCAGCAGGCGCTGGAGCTGATTGGGATTGCCTCGCATGACTTGGGCAACCCGCTCAACGCGCTGCAGTTGCTGTTGGCGCGGCTGCGGCGCCTGGAGCCGGAGCGGGAGCCTCAGCGGGTGCGCGAGGGACTGGCGGCGGCGCTGCGGCACTCGCAGCGGCTGGGGCAGCTCTTGCACAACCTGTTGGATCTATCGCGGCTGTCCTCGGGGAAGCTGACGCTGGAGGTGTCGCGGGTGGAGCTGACGGGGATGGTGCGCGAGGTGGTGGAGCGCCATGCCGAGCAGGCGCACGAGGCCGGGTGCGAAGTCACCTTCGAGGCGGACGAGGCGATTGAGGGCTGGTGGGACCGGCTGCGGCTGGAGCGGGTGGTGACGAACTTGCTGTCCAACGCGCTGAAGTTCGGACGGGGCAAGCCCGTCGAGGTGCGCCTGGAGCAGGTGGATGGGCACGTGCGGCTCACGGTGCGGGACCATGGGCCCGGCATTCCGCTGGAGGCGCAGCGGCGCATCTTCGAGCGCTTCGAGCGGGAGAAGAGCACCTCGCGGCAAGCGGGCTTTGGGTTGGGGCTCTACATCGTCCGGCAGCTGGTGGAGGCGCACGGGGGCACCATCCGGGTGGAGAGCACGCCGGGGGAGGGGGCCGCCTTCACGGTGGAGCTGCCAAAGTCGCGCCATGTGGGCGAGGAGCCGGAACCTCGGAGCTCGCACGAGCCCCACTGA
- a CDS encoding AAA family ATPase, translating to MIESVHFQNFRCLRDVELKLEPLTVLVGPNSSGKTSVLQGLAWPVASLENIWRQDSFAHMHVDYRYTDGTGIRTPYQTSPNRPLPPRQHTVQHLHLNLAHLRTENLLAFATQLSLTGDNLTNVFSTLSRQQQTTIATELCRLVPMFSDVDLAPTGNGRHRLRFQDRWNSDLWFAPDQVSDGTMLVFAFLVLQYQRPPLDLITIEEPERALHPYLLDELIQFLRKLTTGEVGKQPVQVILATHSAELLDYVHPEEVRFLTRSAENGSVQVNEAQTNTPHWKQVYKEYRESLGGIWLSGGLGGVPGR from the coding sequence GTGATTGAGTCGGTCCACTTCCAAAACTTCCGCTGCCTACGGGACGTGGAGCTGAAGCTTGAGCCTCTTACCGTGCTGGTAGGCCCTAATTCATCCGGCAAGACATCGGTGCTACAGGGTTTGGCGTGGCCTGTTGCGTCCCTTGAGAATATCTGGCGTCAGGACAGCTTCGCCCACATGCATGTCGACTACCGATATACCGACGGTACCGGCATCAGAACCCCTTATCAGACCTCTCCCAATCGACCCCTGCCACCCAGGCAGCACACGGTCCAGCACCTCCATCTCAACTTGGCGCACCTCCGCACTGAGAACTTGCTGGCTTTTGCAACGCAGTTGAGCCTCACAGGGGACAACCTGACCAACGTCTTCTCGACGTTGTCTCGGCAACAGCAAACCACCATTGCTACTGAGTTGTGCCGGCTGGTCCCGATGTTCAGTGATGTGGACCTCGCCCCTACTGGTAACGGAAGGCACCGTCTGCGCTTCCAGGATCGTTGGAACTCGGACCTCTGGTTCGCCCCCGACCAAGTCTCCGATGGCACGATGCTTGTGTTCGCGTTCCTCGTGCTCCAGTACCAGCGCCCCCCCCTGGATCTCATCACCATTGAAGAGCCCGAGCGCGCCCTACACCCCTACCTGCTGGATGAACTCATCCAGTTCCTCCGCAAACTGACGACAGGCGAGGTTGGCAAGCAGCCCGTTCAGGTCATCCTGGCCACTCACTCCGCCGAGCTGCTTGATTACGTCCATCCCGAGGAGGTCCGCTTCCTTACCCGTTCTGCCGAGAATGGGTCTGTTCAAGTGAACGAGGCCCAGACGAACACCCCTCATTGGAAGCAGGTTTATAAGGAGTACCGAGAGTCGCTCGGCGGCATCTGGCTCTCCGGTGGTCTAGGCGGCGTTCCAGGGCGTTAA
- a CDS encoding App1 family protein translates to MSAFKPALFEFAVRADAAWDRWSRRVRRRLGVAQPLRILPYRGYGTPERALIRGRVLEDRHVKPSHLRRTLVGSAIASYKRYATREIAGAHVAVRWGGKRWEGTTDEEGFLELWVPPPESVVPGWNPVEVELLSPEPEGVAAVTAPVLVAGARAAFGVISDIDDTVIATGVTNPLKRAWALFLTEHRTRLPFEGVDAFYTALRDGPEGGADNPIFYVSSSPWNLYEHLDEFMALHRIPAGPLLLRDWGLSRHGFAPGGGHSHKLDKIRGVLGTFERLPFILIGDSGQEDAEHYRTIVREFPGRIRCVYIRNVPSRTGRARELSRIEADVRAAGSELVAVDDTVTAARHAAGRGWIRWEEVPRVEAHQREDAEARTVVDGLGREGS, encoded by the coding sequence ATGTCTGCGTTCAAGCCAGCATTGTTCGAGTTCGCGGTCCGGGCCGATGCGGCCTGGGATCGCTGGAGCCGCCGGGTGCGCCGCCGGCTCGGGGTGGCGCAGCCGCTGCGCATTCTTCCTTACCGGGGCTATGGCACACCGGAGCGAGCGCTGATCCGGGGGCGCGTGCTGGAGGATCGGCATGTGAAGCCCTCGCACCTGCGGCGGACGCTGGTGGGCAGCGCGATCGCTTCGTACAAGCGCTACGCGACGCGGGAGATCGCCGGCGCGCACGTGGCGGTGCGCTGGGGCGGCAAGCGCTGGGAGGGCACCACGGACGAGGAGGGCTTCCTGGAGCTGTGGGTGCCTCCGCCCGAGAGCGTGGTGCCGGGTTGGAACCCGGTGGAGGTGGAGCTGCTGTCGCCGGAGCCCGAGGGCGTGGCCGCCGTGACCGCGCCCGTGCTGGTGGCGGGGGCGCGGGCTGCGTTCGGGGTGATCAGCGACATTGATGACACGGTGATCGCCACGGGGGTGACGAACCCGCTGAAGCGCGCGTGGGCGCTGTTCCTCACGGAGCACCGCACCCGGCTGCCCTTCGAGGGCGTGGATGCGTTCTACACGGCGCTGAGGGACGGGCCCGAGGGTGGGGCGGACAACCCGATCTTCTATGTCTCCAGCAGCCCGTGGAACCTGTACGAGCACCTGGATGAGTTCATGGCGCTGCACCGGATTCCCGCCGGGCCGCTGCTGCTGAGGGACTGGGGGCTGTCGCGCCACGGCTTCGCGCCGGGGGGCGGGCACAGCCACAAGCTGGACAAGATCCGTGGGGTGCTCGGGACGTTCGAGCGTCTGCCCTTCATCCTCATCGGGGACAGCGGGCAGGAGGACGCGGAGCACTACCGCACCATCGTCCGCGAGTTCCCCGGGCGCATCCGCTGCGTGTACATCCGCAACGTGCCCTCGCGCACAGGGCGGGCGCGGGAGCTGTCGCGCATCGAGGCGGACGTGCGCGCGGCGGGGAGCGAGCTGGTGGCGGTGGACGACACGGTGACGGCGGCGCGGCACGCGGCCGGCCGCGGGTGGATCCGCTGGGAGGAGGTGCCTCGGGTGGAGGCGCACCAGCGCGAGGATGCCGAGGCCCGCACCGTGGTAGATGGCCTGGGCCGCGAGGGAAGCTGA
- a CDS encoding DUF4276 family protein: protein MIRVVVYAEGQGELAGAKRLQPAPGSPLSEEELGSAHLLVRRCMEKARNMDTPSVCFEEPLRTRGRIAKGSMLLSRETLRQLLLWPDPHKQPDLAIVLVDADGDAGRQKLLEETIDGVPVQAVIAVAIQEFETWLIADPDALKSVLRKPLSLPKPPEKLSRREAKELLEKWCKEHAGSRDPAELRRNLAEQCDLDTVAQKCSAFAAFLRKLEPPQS, encoded by the coding sequence ATGATCCGCGTCGTCGTCTACGCCGAAGGCCAAGGAGAACTCGCGGGCGCCAAGCGCCTTCAGCCCGCCCCCGGTTCGCCCCTCAGCGAAGAAGAGCTGGGCTCTGCGCACCTGCTCGTGCGCCGGTGCATGGAGAAGGCTCGCAATATGGATACGCCAAGCGTGTGCTTCGAGGAGCCTCTCCGCACGCGAGGCCGAATCGCCAAGGGGAGCATGCTTCTCAGTCGCGAGACCTTGCGCCAGCTTCTCCTATGGCCAGATCCCCACAAACAGCCAGACCTTGCCATCGTCCTCGTCGACGCGGACGGAGACGCTGGGCGGCAAAAGCTGCTCGAAGAGACGATTGACGGTGTCCCTGTGCAAGCAGTTATCGCCGTCGCCATCCAGGAGTTCGAGACCTGGCTCATCGCGGACCCCGACGCCCTCAAGTCCGTGCTGCGCAAGCCACTGTCTCTACCTAAGCCTCCGGAGAAGCTCTCCCGGCGCGAGGCCAAGGAACTCCTTGAGAAGTGGTGCAAAGAACACGCGGGAAGCCGTGACCCGGCGGAACTCCGCCGCAACCTCGCCGAGCAGTGCGACCTCGACACCGTCGCGCAGAAGTGCTCGGCCTTTGCTGCATTCCTCCGCAAGCTCGAGCCTCCCCAGTCCTGA